A region of Sugiyamaella lignohabitans strain CBS 10342 chromosome A, complete sequence DNA encodes the following proteins:
- the AMN1 gene encoding Amn1p (Protein required for daughter cell separation; multiple mitotic checkpoints, and chromosome stability; contains 12 degenerate leucine-rich repeat motifs; expression is induced by the Mitotic Exit Network (MEN); GO_component: GO:0005933 - cellular bud [Evidence IDA] [PMID 12628189]; GO_component: GO:0005737 - cytoplasm [Evidence IEA,IEA]; GO_component: GO:0005737 - cytoplasm [Evidence IDA] [PMID 12628189]; GO_component: GO:0005634 - nucleus [Evidence IEA,IEA]; GO_component: GO:0005634 - nucleus [Evidence IDA] [PMID 12628189]; GO_function: GO:0005515 - protein binding [Evidence IPI] [PMID 12628189]; GO_process: GO:0007049 - cell cycle [Evidence IEA]; GO_process: GO:0051301 - cell division [Evidence IEA]; GO_process: GO:0007093 - mitotic cell cycle checkpoint [Evidence IMP] [PMID 12628189]; GO_process: GO:0007067 - mitotic nuclear division [Evidence IEA]; GO_process: GO:0001100 - negative regulation of exit from mitosis [Evidence IGI,IMP] [PMID 12628189]) — protein sequence MKQYIRSADEEVQWSRFEQSLNGQRLVSGSSTTSTVSTATYLSDLDSSPDSDPSAFSSTPTSPSSPSPNRDKGQSSSQNSQEFLRLSVHNARRNTSLEVVTGQVDEPGSGSGSSSTSSTSSGSPSSRIRRRLSLRVPFLGFNRDAKSASQSEVPKQNHTQLNSNNGSPTSPTRIQVPKRLLEPSLLPLDESPISSRLTSLSLVDVELDETRTTGSPYKRINLSEYSLSSSSISSQASIPSCHRALLIPEILEIIIRYVDESNVIPHEIAQRRRKPLSLKHAMLIYGNAESARAAWSKVQREETTKQVRLGQLDESFFNGLYSCLLVSRLWHAISMEILHEKLHFKNETSWQKFVTSNGIANENKFSSRLPSVLVLHKIAEAKQIEVDLIGKKVGGKLKWLEFYTCPLIVPTRELLEGNSLTKIVLPGCSRVNDGVVALIAKMCPQVEHLDLRACDYVSDRGLKVLAKRCPGIKLLNVGRTQRGELITYRGIKHIARRTCVDTLGLAGCHINDRAIWELAIHRGPAIQRLSLNNCQFLTNNSIPRILGYTRNLCVLELRGCFQISDMRPIIQFKRYREMRGHPALIEGCELFELRMREAQWQMEVETSRQVIRDCLEWLYSEDSDVNYEKLRD from the coding sequence ATGAAACAGTATATAAGGTCAGCAGATGAGGAGGTTCAATGGTCTAGATTTGAACAATCTTTGAATGGCCAGAGACTGGTTTCTGGATCCTCTACAACGTCGACTGTGTCAACTGCCACTTATTTGTCGGACCTCGACTCATCACCAGATTCTGATCCATCGgctttttcttcaactccgacttcaccatcatcgCCATCTCCAAATAGAGATAAGGGTCAGAGTTCTTCACAGAATTCTCAAGAGTTTCTACGGCTATCGGTACACAATGCTCGTCGGAATACTTCGCTTGAAGTAGTGACTGGACAAGTCGATGAACCTGGGTCTGGATCCGGAAGTTCGTCAACAAGCAGCACTAGTTCTGGTTCTCCGTCTTCTCGCATCCGACGGAGGTTGTCTCTTCGAGTCCCATTTCTAGGGTTCAATAGAGATGCAAAATCAGCTTCGCAGTCTGAAGTTCCTAAACAGAATCACACCCAACTCAACTCAAATAATGGTAGCCCTACTAGCCCTACTAGGATACAAGTTCCAAAACGATTACTGGAGCCATCCTTGCTACCACTCGATGAATCGCCAATTTCATCCAGGCTGACGTCACTCAGTCTCGTAGATGTCGAGCTCGATGAAACCAGAACCACTGGTTCTCCTTACAAGCGCATCAACCTGAGTGAATATAGTCTGAGCTCATCTAGCATATCAAGTCAAGCCTCAATCCCGTCATGTCATAGAGCCCTTTTAATTCCCGAGATATTAGAGATTATCATTCGCTATGTGGATGAGAGCAATGTGATACCTCATGAGATTGCACAACGTAGACGGAAGCCATTGTCACTCAAACATGCAATGCTTATATATGGTAATGCCGAAAGCGCCAGAGCTGCTTGGAGCAAGGTCCAGAGAGAAGAGACAACTAAACAGGTTCGGCTGGGCCAGCTTGACGAGTCTTTTTTCAACGGTCTATATAGTTGTCTCTTAGTCTCGAGATTGTGGCATGCAATTTCAATGGAAATCCTTCATGAAAAGCTACATTTCAAGAACGAGACCTCTTGGCAAAAGTTTGTAACATCGAATGGTATAGCCAATGAGAACAAGTTCAGTTCGAGGCTTCCATCAGTCCTAGTTTTGCATAAAATAGCAGAAGCCAAGCAGATCGAAGTAGATTTGATTGGAAAGAAAGTTGGTGGTAAACTGAAATGGCTGGAATTTTATACCTGTCCACTTATAGTTCCAACCAGAGAGCTATTAGAGGGAAACTCATTAACCAAGATAGTTTTACCTGGCTGCTCAAGAGTTAATGACGGAGTTGTGGCTTTGATTGCCAAGATGTGTCCTCAGGTCGAACATTTAGACCTCCGCGCGTGTGACTACGTTTCTGATCGAGGACTCAAAGTTCTAGCTAAAAGATGCCCAGGAATCAAACTTCTAAACGTGGGTCGAACTCAACGTGGAGAGCTGATTACATATAGAGGTATTAAGCATATTGCTAGACGGACCTGTGTCGATACCTTGGGGCTAGCAGGCTGCCATATCAACGATCGTGCCATTTGGGAATTGGCGATACACCGTGGACCTGCCATTCAAAGACTCTCACTCAACAACTGTCAATTCTTGACCAATAATTCAATCCCTCGTATCTTGGGCTACACTCGAAACTTATGTGTACTGGAACTGAGAGGATGCTTTCAGATTAGTGATATGAGACCGATTATCCAATTCAAGAGATATCGCGAAATGCGCGGTCATCCAGCACTGATTGAAGGGTGTGAACTATTTGAGCTTCGCATGAGAGAGGCCCAATGGCAAATGGAAGTTGAAACTTCACGTCAAGTAATCCGCGATTGTCTGGAATGGCTCTATTCGGAGGATAGTGATGTTAATTACGAAAAGTTACGAGATTAG